A stretch of DNA from Nitrospira sp. KM1:
GATAAAGCGAGTGCATCAATATTGCGAGATGATATCGATGCACAATTCATTTTGCTGTGGATTTCGTTCAATGCCCTCTATGGAACTCCGCGATATCATCACCGTCGTAGAGAGAAGAATCATATGGAGAATAATGGAGAAATCGGTGACTTCAAGAGGTTTTTAAGACTGGTAGAGAATCTGTCCAGTGGAGAACTTGAGAAGGCTCTAGTACCGTACGCGTCTCAGATTGAAAAAGTAATGCAAAATCCCTTTCTGGACATCGAAGCCTGGCGAAAATGGGATAGCGAGAAGATCCGTGACAGGCAAGAACGCTTCAGGAGTGCGTGTAATGTGTACAGTAAAAGAACTCATCTAGATGAGCTTTTCCTTCGATTCTATATTTTACGGAATCAGCTTTTACATGGTTCCGCAACCGATCAGAGCGGCAGGAATCGAGAATCATTGAAGAATGTCGTGCCAATACTTCGAAAAGCAGTGCAAGCTTTAGTTTTGCTTGCTGATAGGTATGGTGAAAAGATCTTTGGGACGGATCCCATTCCGTTTCCCCCTTCACTAGGGGAGGGCGGCCAATTCAATCCACCTCGAATTGGGCGTGACAGATAGAAGGTGATGATTCATGCTTGCGTGCTGCGGCAACTCAGAACATCAATGGGAAAAACATAGAGTAGGACAGCGATGGTTCCCGCAGCCATTGAAGTGCCTCATCATTGGGGAAAATCCTGGTGACGTCAAGTCCCAGTACTTTTACGACGAACCATCGAGCTATAACTCAGACGACGTGGTAGTTCGTCGATCTTTACTACAAGGGTTATATGAATGTGGGATCATCCAACAGGCTACTCTTCAGTCTTTTCGAGATGCTGGCTTCCTCTTTGATCACGCGATACGCTGCCAACTGGCACCGTCCGCGGTCAATTTAGAACGCAGGAGAGCGATGACCTACAAATCCAGTCGTGTAGATGGCTCTTTTCATCTTGAGTCTTCGGTCAAGCAGGCGACCGTGATCTGGGTTATGGGACACCTAGCTAGTAATGCTGTTGCAAACGTAACTCTGGAATTCCCAAAGTCCAAGCGAAGGATCTCCAAAAATCCCTTCCCTTGTGGAATCTCGACCTCTACAAGGTTCTTTGTCTCAGAATACATTACTTGGCGCAATCAGAAGAGAGCAAATGAGTTCTGCGAAGCCTTTAGGATCTTTTCCGATGGCAAAGTGAGTTTTACTAATTCATAGCAAGCATAGAAAACATATTAATGGGCGACATTCTGCATTCCGCGAGTGAAAGTCTGAGCGTTTGAGTAGTTCGGTGTTTTATGACCAAACTTCGCGTCCAAAGCTTCGCGATCTCCATCGACGGTTCCGGTGCCGCGCTGACCAGGTCTCAGAAATCCGCTTGGTGTCATGGGCATAGAGTTGATGGGCACATGTCACTCCGATGGAAAAGCCTCAAGAGTTCACTGCGCTGATCCGTCTGTGGTTATCCGGTTGCGCATGACGTAGAGGCTATGGGATTTCTCGCCATCATCAAAGCCAGTCGAGACCCATGGCGCTGACCTTTCCCTTCGAGACGCAATTAAAAGACGGATCGCCGGTGCAGCTGGTGCTGGCCGGTGAACAGGACATCGAGCCGCTCAAACATCTTTACCGCCTCATCGTCGATGAGGGCTCGTCCTATCCGCATGACGAGTTTCCCCGTGACGATGAATTCATGGATTATTGGTTTAGAGGTAAAATCACAATTGCCGCCTACGCTCCGGACCGGGCTCATGCGACCGGCATGGCCGGAGCCTTTTACCTCAAGCCCAATTGGCCGGGACGGGCCGGACATATCGCCAATGCCGGCTTCATTGTGGATCCGGCATGGCGCGGTCGCGGGTTGGGATGGTTCCTTGGGACAACGATGCTCGACTACGCCAAGCAATCCGGCTATCACGGCGTGCTCTTCAATCTGGTGTTTTCGGAGAACCGTTCCGCCCGCAGGCTGTGGGAGCAATTGGGTTTTACGCAGCTCGGAGTGATTCCAGGCGCGGTCCGGAAGAACGATGGGAGTTATCAGGACGCGATCATCATGTTTCGTTCCCTTGTGGAAGGGTGCGGTGTGACGGTCGACGAATTGTTCCAAGGACAGGAGAAAGTCCGCCGCATCTTCGATGCCGTACACAAGAAAATAGGGGCGATGGGTAACGTGACCATGCGCCCGAGCAAGAGCCAAGTGGCATTTCGCCGCAGGAAGAATGTCGCTGTGGTGTGGGTGCCGGGCCAATATATCAAGACTTCAGATGTCCCGCTTGTCCTGACGATCAGCTTTCCTGCAAGAGATTCCTCGAGCCGTTGGAAGGAGATCACGAGAATCTCAGCCCACCGCTACACCCACCATCTTGAACTCCGACGCGTCAGAGATGTCGATAACCAGGTTGTCCGTTGGTTGAAGTCAGCTTGGGAAGCGGCAGGCTAGGACTTGCATGCGTGGATGGCTTCTGCCCAAAGTCGGTCACAGCATTTTCTGCATATAGATGACGTGAAGCCACCGGCCGAACTTATGCCCCACCTCGTCGAGGCGGGCGACCTGCGTGAATCCGCCGGCGGCATGCAGCGCGAGACTTGCAGGTTGATCGGCATCGATGCCGGCGATGATCGTATGATGGTCTAACGCGCAGGCACGGCTGATCAGTTCGGTCAGCAGCGCGCGGCCGATGCCTCTGCGCTGGTGGTGATGGTGGACATAGATCGAATTCTCGACTGTGCGAGCGTAGGCGGCACGGGCGTGGAAGCGGCTCAGCGAGCCCCAGCCGAGGACAGCCCCGGCGACATCGGACGCAACGATGACAGGATGCTTTTCATCATGTTCGCTGAACCAAGCTCGGCGGGCGTCGAGCGTCTCTGGTTCTGTCTGATAGGTGGAGGTCGAGTGAAGGACGTAATGGTTGTAGATATCGTTCATCGCGAGGAGGTCGTCGATTGTGGCGGTGCGGATGTGCATGTCCTTGCAGGTCGCCATCACTCCCGCAGGATGCGTGAATAGCCAGTGAAGCGCAAGCTCCTCTTCGATGAGAACTGGCGGCCAATGAACCTCTCGTACATGATTGAGCGCTCTGTTTCTTGCCATTCACTGGTTGTCGCCAAACGTTTCGCGTATACTCCGGTCCATCTACAGGGGATGGGGTCCCCCGTATAACCGCCACGGCCAGGCTGATGACTCCTACGTTCTCATTGCCGCAGCCGTGGGGTATGCCGTCATCGTGGCGGCACCGGCCTGACGCAGGCGAACCCTGGCCGGAACGGAGGACTCCTCAATGGAACCTGTCTTCTTCACGGTCTCCCTGTGGCTTGCCCTCGCGGTGGCATCCGCTCTCATCGCGTCCCGGCTTCGTCTGTCCATTGCGCTCATTGAGATTTGTGTCGGGACCGTGGCGGCCGCGGCCCTTGGCCTGTTTGGGTTGGCTGATCTGCTTGCGGCCAATTCGGAGTGGGTACGGTTTTTGGCGGCCTCCGGCGCCGTCGTGCTCACGTTCCTCGCGGGGGCCGAACTGGACCCCGATGTCCTGCGCCTAAAACTCAGGGAAGTGAGTGTGGTAGGGCTGGTCGGGTTTGCAGCGCCACTGCTCGGCACGGCCGCAGCCGCCCATTACATGTTTGGATGGGATGCCGACGCGAGCTGGCTGTGCGGAATCGCGCTGTCGACGACCTCCACCGCGGTGATCTATGCCGTCATGCTGGACACCGGGTTCAATAAGACGGAGTTCGGCAAGGGCGTCCTTGGTGCGTGTTTCGTGAACGACCTGAGCTCCGTGATTGCGCTCGGCCTGTTGTTCGCTCCGCTCACGTACAAAACGTTCGTGTTCATTGCCATAACGGTGATCGTGTTGGGCACGCTTCCGTATACGACGGCATGGCTCACCACTCACTTTGCCTTTCGTACGGCCGCCATCAGGACGAAATGGGTGATGCTGGTGCTGTTCGGGCTCGGCGGTCTGGCGCTCTGGTCGGGCAGCGAGGCCGTGGTTCCGGCCTACCTGGTCGGAATGGTGCTGGCCGGGAGCGCGGCGAGAGATGCCCATTGGATGCGACGACTGCGCACGCTCACGGTGGGGTTTCTGACGCCATTTTACTTTCTACGCGCGGGAACACTGGTATCGCTCCCGGCCCTGGTCGCGGCGCCGCTCGTGTTTTTAGCGTTGCTGGGAACGAAGATGGCATCGAAGATCCTGGGACTGTATCCGGTGATCGGACTGTTCCGGAAAAATTCACGCGAGCGCTGGTACTATACGCTCTTGATGTCGACGGGGCTCACGTTCGGAACGATTGCGTCGCTGTACGGCCTGGCTCACGGGTTGGTCACGCCTGAGCAATATTCCTATATCGTCGCGGCCGTCATTGCGAGCGCCGTGGCGCCCACGCTCATCGCCGGAATGTTCTTCGTGCCGGCTCATCTGTTGCCGGAAGCCGACCGAGCCGCCGGAAGCCAGCGGCGCATCAACGGCCTGAGCGATGAAGGCTGAGCACGGCGGCCTTCAGGACTGGGGAGCTGTCTTCGACCGATCATGATGAGCGAACCGTCGGCGGACCAGCGTTTCGACGGATTGAAAGTGGCGGTCCGGCAGATTCTTGAAACGGCGCCTGCATTCGAGGAGTGCTTCATCTGCCGAGGCGAACGGTTCGATGACGGAGAGAAGATGAGTGTAATAATCCCTCAGTTTCAGTTCGACGGTTCTGAGATGTACGGCATCGCCGGCAATAGTCGACGCGGCTTTGGCGTGATCGCCTCCGGCTTCACCCAAGGCCTGGAAACATAGACCTTTGAGCCGTTGCGTGACCGTGCTGCGGTCCCACCCCAACGCCTTGGCCGTGGCCTGCATATCGAATCCCTGCCGTCGCAGGCATTCCAGCACCGCGGCATCGCCGGCTGGGTCCGGCAGGAACACGGTGCCGCCCCGTTCTTGTTGTACGGTCTGCCGGGATTCCAGAGCGATCGACTGTTTCGTCAGAACAGGCCCATCGTTGAGCGTCACGGCCCGTTCCAAGACCTGCCGCAGCTCACGAACGTTGCCGGGCCAGTGATATCCCTGCAAGAGGTGCAGGGTCTCGTTGGTGATTCCAGGAGCCGGTTTTCCCGATTCTTGGGCGATCTCGGCGAGGACCGCTTCCGTCAGGAGAGGGATATCGCCTGGGCGCTCTCGCAATGCAGGAAGGCGAAAGACGAGTCCCTTCAATCTGAAATAGAGATCCTCGCGGAACCAGCCTTCGGATACTCCGCGCTGCAAGTCGCGATTGGTGGCGGCTACGACGCGAACGTCGGCGGTGGTGGGACTGGTCGCTCCCACGCGATAAAATGATTTTTCCTGCAGCACCCGCAGCAATTTGCTTTGATGATCGAGTCTCAGGTCGCCGATCTCGTCCAGGAAGATCGTTCCCTGATGCGCCAGTTCGAAATACCCCCGGCGATCTGCGGCGGCGCCGGTGAAGCTGCCTTTGGCATGTCCGAACAGCTCGCTTTCAAACAGTTCGGGAGAGACCGCGGCCATGTTGACGGCAATGAACGTTTTTCCTTCTCTGGGGCTCAGGCGATGGACGGCACGTGCGAAAAGTTCCTTTCCCGTCCCGGGCTCGCCGAGAAGCAGAACGGTGAGCGCGGATTTGGCACCTTTCTTGACATCATGGAACAGCCGAAGCAGCTCGGCATTCCGAGTGACGATGCCGAGCCGCCTGCTCTCGGCGCGGAGGTGATCGAGATCGGCGTTTCCCAGAGGACCCGATTGCGGCTCGGCCTCGCGGAGACCGTGGAGCTGCCGCTCCAACTGCTCCAACTGACCGCGGGCCGTCTGTTCCTGAGACTGGACCTCGGCCAATTCCGCGCGCAACGAATCGGCCGTTCTGGACAAATCTTCCTGCCGACCGGCGGACTCCGTTGCGGCGGTCCTGGCGGCTTCGAGGTCTTCCTGAAGCGCCTCCGCCCGGTTTTCGCGCAACACCAGTGCTTCGCGGACCGCTGCTTCATCCCGGCGCAGCCGCAGCATGTCGCGTTCGAGCAACAGCATGCGCTGGCCCGCGACGAGATGCGTCCATCCGGTGGTGCCCACAAAGACAAACAAGGCTGCAGTCAAAGGGAGTGCAAGCGGAAGGATGACATTGCCGCCGGACAAAGCGACGAGAGTCAGCATGACGTATATGGCGAGCGCTCCGATCGCGAATACCAGACCTCTCGGTCCGTGGTATCTGAGCAGGCACCAGGCCACGAGAGAGGCCAAGAGCAGCGTGAAGCTATACTGACCGAGCGAACCGCTGTGGTAGAGACGGTTGCCTGTCAGCAACATGTTGACCAATTGGAGATGGACAGCCATGCCGGCGGCCGATTGTCCCGTTGGCAGCAGCCACGGCTCCGATTGGACAGGGTTGGGTAGAATCGCGACGATGTTGTCTTTGAACAGGGCTTCAAGAGTCGAGTTCTGCTGTTCTTGAATCGCGTCCCAGACGATCGAGAGCGGAGCGACCGGCAGGTCCACTCCCGAGCCGTTCCCGATCAGATTGACGAGGGCCGAGCTTCCTGTTTGGCCGATCAGCGGCGCCGCAGCGGTGGTCGCCCGTTGGCGATAGGCCTCGTAGAGAAGCGATCCGAACGCGGGTACGGTTTGCGTGTCGACGAGAGCCAGGATCGGCACATGGCGCGCAACGTGGTCGGGCTGCGCGGTCATGAGTACGTGACCGGACAGGGCGGCGGGTGATGCAAAGGCCGGTTCGGAATCATGGACAAAGACCACGGGCGCCGCGTTCTGTATCGCTTCGAGAAGCAGGGCGTCGCTGGCTGCGCCGCCCCGTTGGGCAGGACTGCCTTGAGCCAGGCGATGATCGACGCCGATCGCGGCGGCTCCAAACTCCTGCGCGGCGGATATCAGCCGGGCGAGGACGCTGCGGTCGAGCGGACCCGGTCCGAAACGCTCTTCGCTCGCCGCATCCCGGGCGATGATCGCCAGCGAGGGGCTGAACCCGATCGGCGGGCGATTGCGAACCCACCCATCGTAGACGGACCAGTCCAGCGACGTGAACGTCGCCGGGGCAACGGACCAGAAGCCCCTGGCGAGCAGGACTGCCAGGAGACCGATGGCGAGCGCCTGAAGAGGAAGTGAGGCGATGAAGCGGCGCCAGAGTTTCAGCCAGTCGGGCGACATCTATGGTGTGCTGAATTCGTCCAAGATGGCTTTCGCCTCAGGCTTTGGAATTCCCCGCAACACGGCCTTTGCCTTCTGAAGGTCCGGTTCCATGCCGATTCCTTTGCCGTAAATGCGAGCGAGCGACTTCTTGGCCGGAAGGAATCCGTCCCCGGCGACCTTTTCGAGACAGATCAGAATCTTCCGTTCGAACGGCGAAAGAGTGTCACCCCAGCCGGATTCGTAGAATTTGGCGAGTTGCGATTCGGCGGACTCGCTCAACGCATAGGTTTCTTTGAGCAAGGTGGGGACGGCATGATCGATGCGGTCATGCGCGACCATCAAGGCGCCGAGTGAATCGTCCGACCCCGACGGCTTGTAATCCGGAAATTCACTCCATAGTTTGTCGCGATACGTCCGGAACGCGTCCAGGGCTTCCTTCCGTCTCCGTTCCGATTGTTCGGATGAAAGGGCTTGTTTTCTGAATTTCGAGAGCGCTTCGCCGGCGGCCTGATGGCCCAGCCGTGAGGCTTTCGACCACCACAGAATCGCCAGTGCCGGATCCTTCTCGACGCCCTGGCCGGCCTTGTAGGCATTGCCGACAAAAAATTGCGCCTGCGGAATGCCGCCCAGCGCGGCTTCTTCCATGAGTTGAGCCGCTTCCTGCCGTTGGTCCGTCAGCTTCAGCAGGAGCGCCAGCCGGTAACGGGCATCGGGAAAATTCGGCCGAAGCTCCAGTGCTTGGCGATAGGTCTGGATCGCAGCCCGGACGTTGCCGGTCGTATAGAGCACCGAGGCCAGGCTGTAGTAGGCGGGCGTGAGTTCGGCGTTCAGCCGGACCGCCTCTTTGAGCACGGAAGATGCGCCGCGCCAGTCCTGTTTGGCCATGAGCATGACGCCGAGCTGGAGGTGGGCGTTCGCATTGTCCGGTTGCAATTGAATGGCGGTACGGCATTCTTCGACCGCTGCGTCCAGGTCTCCGATGCGGTGCAGCGCTTCAGCCAATCTGATCCGTTCATCGGGATTGTCGGGTGCCGTCTTCACGGCTTCGCGCCGCTCGCTCAGAGAGACCGCTGCATCGTCGCGCTCAATGACCGGGTCATCGAGAAGCAATGGTTCTTCTCGCGGAGAAGTCGGGACGGGGGGAGGGCTTTCGACAAGCGGCTCGATCGGGACCGGTTCCTCGGGTGTCTGCGCAAATATGGACGGACCTGTCAGGAGCATGGATGCGATGAATAGGCCCAGGGCCAGCCGGTGACGGTGCATCGGATTCTCCGGTTCCTTTCGGAGCGGGTGGAAGCAGGCATTATAGCATTGGGCTCGGTCGCGAAGATTCCACAATTCTCTCGTGCGATACTCAGACGCGTCAGGCGGATGGAGTAAGCGGTTACTTATATCTGCCCAATCCCTCATGGATGCGCCGGATCCGCTGCGCCAATTCTTCCCCTCTGACTGCGAGCGGGTCATGAGGAACGCGCCAAACGGGATCGAGAGGCGCAGGGTCTTCGGCAAGCCGGGGAATGAGGTGCCAGTGGATATGCGGAAGCTGGTTGCCGAGGAGTTCGTAGTTGATCTTGTTCGCCTCGAAGGTATGGGCCAGGGATTTGGCGACGAGACTCACCTCCTCCATCAATTGAATGCGCTCGGTCGGAGCCAGGTGAAACAGTTCGGTCGCATGCCGCTTGAACACCACGACCGTCCATCCCTTGAAAAACTGATCGTCGTGCAGATAGGCCCGGGAGAGGGCAAGGTCTGCGATCAGGTGGTCGGCACGGGGCCATGTGCCGACGCAGGCGGGACAGCCTGGTTCCGTCATGGCTGCATGGCCTTCCGCCATTCCTCTTCCGTGATCACGCCCTTTTTGAGCAAGAGCTGAATGAGTTTCTCGGTCTGCCTGTCCGCAGGCACTCGCTGAGCGCCGAGAGAGTGCGACGGTGATCCCGGCTGTTTCGTTTCTGGCGGCGGGCGTTTCATGCCGTACACGCGAAAGGAGGGAGTGAACACCGCCAAGTAGTCTTTGTTCCGGATGCGTACGACGGCGGGTCGGCTTTCTGCTTGAGGGACCAGATCGGGGCTGGAGCCGCTGGGAATTCGAAAGTAAGGTTTCCCGTCGTCGGTTTCGCCGTCCTGACCGAGAATGTCGAAGCGGCTGAGAATCGGCTCGCTCTTGAGAGGTTCCCGTTCTTCCCCCGCCAAATTGGTGATTTTCTCGAGTACGACGATCAGAGAATCCGCGATAAGCGTATCAGGCGAATGATTGCGTACGCTGATGTCGTAGCGATATTCGCTGGTGAAATTGTCGCGCCCTTTGAGTGTGACGATGGCAGAGGTCCGACCGGTCAAATCCGTCAATTGCTCGATGCCTGAAGCCGCAGCATCGGATGGCATGACGATGGGTGCGTAGGTTGTCAGGAAGAGACAGATCAGAAGTCGGAACCACAATGCAGGACTGATCATGCAGCCTCGAGCAGGTTTCTGAACGGCCACGCGGAGCATATCAAAGATGTCTCAATTGATCGAGCGAATCCCGCCTCTCGGCTTGACACTCAGTTTGGCCCGACGATATTCTGCGCGACGCTTGCGAAGTTGCGAGCGCATTCGCCGTTTCGCCGGCGATGCCTGCTTTCTCCAGTCCGGAGTTCCACGTGCGATCCATGACGACGACCGCGCAGTCCGCCTCCTTAGTGATTGCTCCCTCGCTGGTTTCACGATTGATGAAGTTGTACGACTATCCTCACCCAACGGAACGAGGGAAGACGATCCGAGGCTATGACCGTCCACATGCCGTACGCACGGCCAGGATGTGCGCGGCGGTGTCTTCGGCATTGGGCCACGGCCCCGAACGCGTGCGCCAATATCAGATTGCCTGTCTGCTGCATGACCTGGGCCGTGCCGGGTTGGATCGCCGACTCTTCGGAAAGATCTGGTCCTGGGCCAAATCCAATGGCATTCCGACGAGGCCGCGTGAATGGAGGGCCATACATCCGGAGACCACGTACGGGCGGGAGACCGAGGCTTTTGTCCGCCTGTATTCGGACGATTTGGCGTCGGTGGGAGTCGACATGACGCCCTGGGCCAGGGAACAAGTCGAAATGCGTCTGGGCTATGCGCGTCGGCTCGCAAGGCGCCTGCGGAGCGTGCGGCCGTCCATCAAGGCGATGGGCGTCCGATGGGAATCCTGGATGCAGCTGGTCATGCTCTATTACTATTACCCCGAGCGGCTCAAGGGAGCGAAGTCCTGGGTGCGGCAACTGGCGGAAGTGCTCGTGGCATGCGAACAGTTCGAGGCCTACAGTAACCAGCGCCGGGGCAGGGATTACTATGTCAGAAACAAGGAAACGATCGTCGAAGCCTTCGCCTATCTGGAGCAACTTCGAAAGGAACGTATCCTCAGTTCGTCGGTGATGAACACGATGAAACAACTCGCTGCCGGCGGGACATTCGACGACATCATTGCCGAGGCTCGCGGGCGCGGCTTGACGCCGGAAGAAAAGCGCCGGCTGCGGAACATGGATTGCTGAAGATGGCTGTCAGGACCGTGCCGTTTCAAGTCAGCATGCGGGGGGGGACGCAGATCGAAAACGTCACCAAACCCGTGCAGGACGCGTTGTCGGGAGCCGGGTTGACCGGCGGAATCGTGACCGTATTCGTCAAACACACCACGGCCTCAATGATGATCATCGAGGACGAACCTGGCATCAGGGCCGATACGAAGACATTCTGGGATCGAACGGTACCGGCCGATCCTGCCTGGGAGCACAACCGGCGTAATGCCGGGGAAGATAACGGGCATAGCCATTTGCGCGGACAGTTGCAGGGACCGTCAGTGACCATCCCCTTTGCGCAGGGTGCGCTGGTATTAGGGATTTGGCAGCAGATCGTCCTCGTGGATTTCGATACCCGCCCCCGCACTCGCGAACTCATCATCCAAATCATGGGGGAATAGTTCCGGTGCATTCCGGCCTCTTCTCGAAAATTGCAGTCGTGGCGGCGGTCTGGCTTCTTCTCTCCGGGGTGATCGCTTCGGCTGTCGAATGGGGAAAGCCGCTCGGGTCGGCGTACGACGGCGCCGAGGGAAAGCCCCGTCCCGTGATGCCGGGTCCGACCGAGTTATCGTCCGACGAACGGTCCACGATGGCGGTTTTCGAGCGGGCGACCAAGTCCGTCGTCTTCATTTCGAATACGGCCATCCAGCGTGATTTCTGGTCGTTCGATACGATGGAGGTTCCCCAGGGGTCCGGATCAGGATTCGTCTGGAACAAGCAAGGGCACATTGTCACCAATTTTCACGTCATTTATGGCGCGCACTCGATCAAAGTCACGTTGGGAGACCGCAGCGAACACCAGGCGAAGGTCGTCGGGGCGGATCCGGACCATGATCTGGCCGTTCTGCAAATTCAGCTCGCAGACGGTCCGCTTGAGCCGCTGGCGGTGGGCGCCTCAAACGACCTGCGCGTCGGGCAAAAGGTCTTGGCCATCGGGAATCCGTTCGGATTGGACCACACGCTGACAACCGGGGTCGTCAGCGCCCTGGGGCGTACGATCAAATCGTTGTCCAACCGGACAATCGAAGGGGTCATCCAGACCGATGCGGCGATCAACCCCGGCAATTCCGGCGGTCCGTTACTCGACAGCAGCGGACGTTTGATCGGCGTCAACACGCAAATTGTGAGTCCGAGCGGCGCCTATGCCGGCATCGGATTCGCCGTCCCGGTGGACACCGTGAACCGCATCGTGCCGGAGTTGATCAAACACGGAAAGCTGATCCGCCCGGGGCTGGGGGTGTCGCTCGTGCCGGATGCGATGGCGAAACGCTGGGGAGTGAAGGGGTTGATCATCGGCAAGGTGTGGCGGGGCGGGTCGGCAGAGAAGGCCGGACTTCAAGGCGCGCGAGAAACTTCGCCCGGGCGGGTGGAGCTCGGCGACATCATCACTTCCGTGGATGGGAAGCCGGTCTCGACGGTCGACGACCTTATGGATGTATTAGAAACCCGAAAAGTCGGCGACCGTGTGACTGTGGAAATCGTGCGGGCAAACCGTAAACAGCAGGTTTCGGTCAGTCTCCAGGCCGTGAATTGAGTGGCGGCATTCTCAAACACCTCTATGGTAGGATCAGTGATCCGATTGGCTTTGGAGGAACCGAATGAGTGACCGCCGGTCGCCTGATTCAGGCTTTGAACAGTCCAGAAACAAGAGAAATGATCCCGCAGGGAAAACGCCTGCCGAGACGGATCCCTTGGAACTGATCGAGGAGTGTCTGGCATTGTTTCCCGATGCCGATCCCCGGCAGAAGCTGCTCTACAAGATCCGCCATGCGATTATGCAGGCCCAGGCCACGACCCAGCAGCGGGAAATCGAATTCAAGAAATCGAGCGATGTGATCGCGAAGCTGACGGCTCCGGCCAATCGCATCGGCACCCTGCTCGATCTGCCCGGCGAAGGCCTGGCCCGCATCGTGGTCGGTGGAGCTGAATATTATGCCAACGTGGATCCCCGCGTTTCAGCGACAGATCTCAAAATCGGCGCACAGATCCTCGTCAATGAGGCCTATGCCGTCATCAAAACCCTCGGGTATGATCGGAACGGTCCGATCCTGAAATTGGCGGAAGCGTTGGCCGACGGGCGGCTGCGCTTCGAGCAGGAGATGGGCAGACAATCACTCATCCTGCAACGGTCCAGCGATCTCGTCGGTGTGGATCTCAAGGCGGGAGACGAAGTGCGAATCGATCCGAGTTATCGGATCGCCATTGAGAGGCTCGAAGACCGGAAGGCTCAGGACCATCTGCTCGATGAGACGCCGAACGTCACGTGGGAACAGATCGGCGGACAGCATGAGGCGATCGCAGCCATTAGAAAGGCGATCGAATACCCGTTGCTTCACGCCGAGACATTCGAAAAATTCAAGTTCTCGCAACCCAAGGGGTTTCTACTCTATGGGCCTCCCGGCTGCGGGAAAACGCTGATCGGGCAAGCGGCTGCGAGCAGCTTGTCCAAGCTGGTCGGGGAAACCAAAGTGGCGGAGACGGAAGCGGACCGAGCCAAGAGGCCTCCGGTCACCGGCGGCGCCTTCTTGCACATCAAGGGGCCGGAAATACTGAATATGTGGTTGGGAGAGTCTGAGC
This window harbors:
- a CDS encoding HEPN domain-containing protein yields the protein MSEAVLIRLKRARSWLDKASASILRDDIDAQFILLWISFNALYGTPRYHHRRREKNHMENNGEIGDFKRFLRLVENLSSGELEKALVPYASQIEKVMQNPFLDIEAWRKWDSEKIRDRQERFRSACNVYSKRTHLDELFLRFYILRNQLLHGSATDQSGRNRESLKNVVPILRKAVQALVLLADRYGEKIFGTDPIPFPPSLGEGGQFNPPRIGRDR
- a CDS encoding GNAT family N-acetyltransferase; this translates as MALTFPFETQLKDGSPVQLVLAGEQDIEPLKHLYRLIVDEGSSYPHDEFPRDDEFMDYWFRGKITIAAYAPDRAHATGMAGAFYLKPNWPGRAGHIANAGFIVDPAWRGRGLGWFLGTTMLDYAKQSGYHGVLFNLVFSENRSARRLWEQLGFTQLGVIPGAVRKNDGSYQDAIIMFRSLVEGCGVTVDELFQGQEKVRRIFDAVHKKIGAMGNVTMRPSKSQVAFRRRKNVAVVWVPGQYIKTSDVPLVLTISFPARDSSSRWKEITRISAHRYTHHLELRRVRDVDNQVVRWLKSAWEAAG
- a CDS encoding GNAT family N-acetyltransferase, with product MATCKDMHIRTATIDDLLAMNDIYNHYVLHSTSTYQTEPETLDARRAWFSEHDEKHPVIVASDVAGAVLGWGSLSRFHARAAYARTVENSIYVHHHHQRRGIGRALLTELISRACALDHHTIIAGIDADQPASLALHAAGGFTQVARLDEVGHKFGRWLHVIYMQKML
- a CDS encoding cation:proton antiporter produces the protein MEPVFFTVSLWLALAVASALIASRLRLSIALIEICVGTVAAAALGLFGLADLLAANSEWVRFLAASGAVVLTFLAGAELDPDVLRLKLREVSVVGLVGFAAPLLGTAAAAHYMFGWDADASWLCGIALSTTSTAVIYAVMLDTGFNKTEFGKGVLGACFVNDLSSVIALGLLFAPLTYKTFVFIAITVIVLGTLPYTTAWLTTHFAFRTAAIRTKWVMLVLFGLGGLALWSGSEAVVPAYLVGMVLAGSAARDAHWMRRLRTLTVGFLTPFYFLRAGTLVSLPALVAAPLVFLALLGTKMASKILGLYPVIGLFRKNSRERWYYTLLMSTGLTFGTIASLYGLAHGLVTPEQYSYIVAAVIASAVAPTLIAGMFFVPAHLLPEADRAAGSQRRINGLSDEG
- a CDS encoding sigma 54-interacting transcriptional regulator; this encodes MSPDWLKLWRRFIASLPLQALAIGLLAVLLARGFWSVAPATFTSLDWSVYDGWVRNRPPIGFSPSLAIIARDAASEERFGPGPLDRSVLARLISAAQEFGAAAIGVDHRLAQGSPAQRGGAASDALLLEAIQNAAPVVFVHDSEPAFASPAALSGHVLMTAQPDHVARHVPILALVDTQTVPAFGSLLYEAYRQRATTAAAPLIGQTGSSALVNLIGNGSGVDLPVAPLSIVWDAIQEQQNSTLEALFKDNIVAILPNPVQSEPWLLPTGQSAAGMAVHLQLVNMLLTGNRLYHSGSLGQYSFTLLLASLVAWCLLRYHGPRGLVFAIGALAIYVMLTLVALSGGNVILPLALPLTAALFVFVGTTGWTHLVAGQRMLLLERDMLRLRRDEAAVREALVLRENRAEALQEDLEAARTAATESAGRQEDLSRTADSLRAELAEVQSQEQTARGQLEQLERQLHGLREAEPQSGPLGNADLDHLRAESRRLGIVTRNAELLRLFHDVKKGAKSALTVLLLGEPGTGKELFARAVHRLSPREGKTFIAVNMAAVSPELFESELFGHAKGSFTGAAADRRGYFELAHQGTIFLDEIGDLRLDHQSKLLRVLQEKSFYRVGATSPTTADVRVVAATNRDLQRGVSEGWFREDLYFRLKGLVFRLPALRERPGDIPLLTEAVLAEIAQESGKPAPGITNETLHLLQGYHWPGNVRELRQVLERAVTLNDGPVLTKQSIALESRQTVQQERGGTVFLPDPAGDAAVLECLRRQGFDMQATAKALGWDRSTVTQRLKGLCFQALGEAGGDHAKAASTIAGDAVHLRTVELKLRDYYTHLLSVIEPFASADEALLECRRRFKNLPDRHFQSVETLVRRRFAHHDRSKTAPQS
- a CDS encoding tetratricopeptide repeat protein, encoding MHRHRLALGLFIASMLLTGPSIFAQTPEEPVPIEPLVESPPPVPTSPREEPLLLDDPVIERDDAAVSLSERREAVKTAPDNPDERIRLAEALHRIGDLDAAVEECRTAIQLQPDNANAHLQLGVMLMAKQDWRGASSVLKEAVRLNAELTPAYYSLASVLYTTGNVRAAIQTYRQALELRPNFPDARYRLALLLKLTDQRQEAAQLMEEAALGGIPQAQFFVGNAYKAGQGVEKDPALAILWWSKASRLGHQAAGEALSKFRKQALSSEQSERRRKEALDAFRTYRDKLWSEFPDYKPSGSDDSLGALMVAHDRIDHAVPTLLKETYALSESAESQLAKFYESGWGDTLSPFERKILICLEKVAGDGFLPAKKSLARIYGKGIGMEPDLQKAKAVLRGIPKPEAKAILDEFSTP